The Sandaracinus amylolyticus genomic interval GTCTACGGGCACGGCGACGCCGAGGTGCGCGCGCTCGACGGAGTCGACCTCGCGATCGGGCGCGCCGAGTTCGTCGCCGTCATGGGCTCGAGCGGCTCGGGCAAGAGCACGTGCATGAACATCCTCGGCTGCCTCGATCAGCCGACGGGCGGCGAGTACCTCTTCGACGGCGTCTCGGTCGGCGGGCTCGATCGCGATCAGCGCGCGATGCTGCGGCGCCTGCACCTCGGGTTCGTGTTCCAGGGGTTCAACCTGCTGGCGCGCACCAGCGCGCTCGAGAACGTCGAGCTGCCGCTGCTCTATCGCGGCGTGCGCAGCGACGAGCGACGCGCGCGCGCCATGTCCTCGCTCGAGCGCGTCGGCCTCGCCGATCGCGCGCGCCACATGCCGAGCGAGCTCTCGGGCGGCCAGCAGCAGCGCGTCGCGATCGCGCGCGCGCTGGTCACCGATCCCGCGGTCATCCTCGCCGACGAGCCCACCGGCAACCTCGACTCCCAGCGCAGCGTCGAGATCATGCAGCTGCTCCAGCGCCTCCACCGCGAGCAGTCGATCACGATCGTGATGGTCACCCACGAGCCCGACATGGCCGCGTACTGCGAGCGGCTCGTGACCTTCCGCGACGGGCGCATCCTCTCCGACGCGAAGAACGAGGCCCCGTCGTGATCGGCGCGACGATCCTCCTCGCGCTGCGCTCGCTGCGCCGCAACCCGCTGCGCTCGTTCCTCACGACGATCGGCATCGTGATCGGCGTCGCGTCGGTGATCGCGATGGTCACGCTCGGGCGCGGCGCGACCGCGAAGGTCACCAACGAGATCGCCTCGCTCGGCAACAACCTCCTCATCGTCGTGCCCGGCGCCGCGAACCAGCGCGGCCCCTCGAGCGTCTCGCGCCCGTTCACCCTCGCCGACGCGCGCGCCATCGACGAGCAGATCCCCGACGCGCTCGCGGTCGCGCCCAACGCCGGTGCCGCGGCGCGCATCGTCTACGGCTCGCGCAACTGGAGCACCTCGATCACCGGCGCGACCAACGACTGGTTCGTGGTGCGCGACTGGGACGTCGCGATCGGACGCCGCTTCCACGAGGGCGAGGTGCGCTCGGGCACCGCGGTCTGCGTGCTCGGCGAGACCGTGCGCCGCGAGCTCTTCGGCTCCGGCGATCCGGTGGGCGCGCGGGTCCGCGTCGCGAGCGTCGCGTGCGAGGTGATCGGCGTGCTCGAGTCGCGCGGTCAGTCGACGTTCGGCCAGGACCAGGACGACTTCGTCGTGATGCCGCTGGTGGCGGTGCAGCGCCGTCTGCTCGGCAGCGACGACATCGGCGTCATCGCGGTCTCCGCGAACGACGGCGCGACGTCGCGCGTGCAGTCGGAGATCACCGCGCTGCTGCGCCAGCGCCGTCACATCCAGCACGGCGAGGAGGACGACTTCTCGGTGCGCGACCTCCGCGAGGTCAGCAACATGCTCGGCGTGGTCACCGGCGTGCTCACCGCGCTGCTCGGCGCGATCGCCGGCGTGTCGCTGCTCGTCGGCGGCATCGGGATCATGAACATCATGCTGGTCTCGGTGACCGAGCGGACGCGCGAGATCGGCATCCGCCTCGCGATCGGCGCGCGCTCGCGCGAGATCCTCTCGCAGTTCCTCATCGAGGCGGTCGTGCTCTCGGTCGTCGGCGGGCTCGCGGGGATCGCGCTCGGGCTCGGCGCGAGCGCGCTCGCGGCGCGCGGGCTCGGCCTGCCGTTCGTGTTCGGCGCCGACGTCGTGCTCGGGTCGTTCGTGTTCTCCGCGCTCGTCGGCGTGTTCTTCGGGTGGTACCCGGCGCGCCGCGCGGCGCGGCTCGATCCCATCGAGGCGCTGCGACATGAGTGAGCTGCACTGTCATGAGTGAGCCGCAGCGACATGAGTAGGTGGATCGCGATCCTCGCGGTGCTGCTCGTCGCCGCGCCGGTCCACGCGCAGACGAGCGACGTGCTGAGCCCTGGCGGCGTCGTCTCGCTCGCCGCCGATCAGAGCCCCACGCTGCGCGCCGCGCTGCTCGAGCGACGCCGCGCGTCGCAGCTCGTCCTCTCCGAGGAGGCTCGCTACACGTTCGTGCTCGGCATGGAC includes:
- a CDS encoding ABC transporter permease — its product is MIGATILLALRSLRRNPLRSFLTTIGIVIGVASVIAMVTLGRGATAKVTNEIASLGNNLLIVVPGAANQRGPSSVSRPFTLADARAIDEQIPDALAVAPNAGAAARIVYGSRNWSTSITGATNDWFVVRDWDVAIGRRFHEGEVRSGTAVCVLGETVRRELFGSGDPVGARVRVASVACEVIGVLESRGQSTFGQDQDDFVVMPLVAVQRRLLGSDDIGVIAVSANDGATSRVQSEITALLRQRRHIQHGEEDDFSVRDLREVSNMLGVVTGVLTALLGAIAGVSLLVGGIGIMNIMLVSVTERTREIGIRLAIGARSREILSQFLIEAVVLSVVGGLAGIALGLGASALAARGLGLPFVFGADVVLGSFVFSALVGVFFGWYPARRAARLDPIEALRHE
- a CDS encoding ABC transporter ATP-binding protein; translation: MTTSLLELRKVERVYGHGDAEVRALDGVDLAIGRAEFVAVMGSSGSGKSTCMNILGCLDQPTGGEYLFDGVSVGGLDRDQRAMLRRLHLGFVFQGFNLLARTSALENVELPLLYRGVRSDERRARAMSSLERVGLADRARHMPSELSGGQQQRVAIARALVTDPAVILADEPTGNLDSQRSVEIMQLLQRLHREQSITIVMVTHEPDMAAYCERLVTFRDGRILSDAKNEAPS